CAACACAGAAATCACCACTGTGGGGAGAACAACCTTCGGGTTTGGgatccaaaaggaaaaaaaaaaaaaaatccataaaaatacACATCTCAGGCATTTACTGCAATACAGAAACGTCACCAAACAGCCAAAGAACCTGGAGCAGCCGGATTGTGGATCCacgggcacagggcaggggatgcCACTTGTCCCTAAAACACAGAAATCCCACTTTTCTGAAGCTTTCCTGCTCTGCAATCCCACCACATCCTCTGTCTCCTCCATCCCGTCCTCCTCGTGCCTCTCCAGCTACGTCCCCCGGCCGATTCTGCCTCCACACACACATCCCTCCACAACAGGGAATCCTTAACCTGGAATTCTGAACATGCAAACActggggaaaatggaaaatcagaGAATTCCTAGCTAAACtaatggaaaataataaaaaaatcaatcacTTCAGCCTGGATGAGGGACTCGTGTCCACTGGGGTGCTCCGGGTGGGAGCACACggagctgccacagggacagagcccagctgggatgAGGATCCAGAGCTCTCAGACACCTGATGGTCTCTGCCCACCTTTGGATTCAGGATGGGTTATCAGCactccctggcactgcagggatgggctgtgccaggaatGGCAGCACCAAtcgtgctgggcacagctctgtggggcGTCCTGGATCCCATTCCCAGCACAAGGACAcggcctgggagcagggagccagcCTGCCCTGTCATCCCTGACAGCTCCtccacagggcacagcctgctgagcacagctttGCTGAGCTTCCATGGAATGCCAGGAGGAGCTCGCCAGCCTAGAGCACTCACAgggcctctccctgcaggaTCCCAAAGGAGCTGTGTGAGAAACCAGTTCTCCAAACTGGGATCAAATCCACCCTCCCGGTCCCTTCTGCTCTCTGAAGGGCCGGGAGGGCagggggggtttttggggttggACGTCGCTCATCTGATCTGGGAACAAATCCTTTCCTGCATGGAAGGGTGGGAGGCAGGAATGGGAATGATGGACAGGAGAAAACAAATGATAAAAAAAGTAACAACAGAGCCATTTTGTTTGTGGATAATTATCATGGGAAAATCACCTTTCTGCTGCTAATGCTAACACAGAAAATTCCTATTATCAGCACTGGTGTGAAGGGCTGATGGATTCCGAAAgctccttaaaatccatgaGCTCAGGAGTGTTGGGGGGCAAGAACAAGGATTTACAGCAATGACTGCTGGCATCCCACAGCTCACCTGGAACTCCATGCTCCATGGATAAAAACATTCCTGCATGGAAGTAATTTCTGccttgaaatggaaataaaaatgagcaAGTAAAAAACGGGTGAGTTTGGTCATGGAAACAAACTTTGGGATTGTAGGAAAATGGGAACATGGTGCTGGCTTAAAACTTCAGTAGGAAATAAATCCCCTCACTCAGAAtgatatatttgtatttttctgtcaaccaacagggctggggacactttgTGGAGCAGGAAAGGCAGCTGATCCCATCTCCAAGGGGATTccacagggaagagaaaggaagggaacCCACCTGATTGTTCCAAATGGAGGATTTATACAAAATAGCTTCAGCTTTGTTCTCTGCACAGTGTAAACACTCCCCACACCCCCTGTCCCTTGGAATAGAAACACAAATACTGCAAAGTggcaaataagaaaaataaaagcaatttttttttctattttttggcaactctaaaaaaaaaaaaggtttaagaACAATGTGGCGTTGGTCCCTAAATCTAGAAAAAGATATTTGGGCATGACATTGGAAGTCAAGAATGGATTCGTTTTTCAAGGATTCATAATaacatctgggaaaaaaaccccaaaaaaaaaaaacctgtaaaagTAGCACTTCTTGTTTTTGACACAGTCACAGAAATTCATTGGAACATCGGGAAACGAAAAAGATCTTTCACTAAAAAGCTTGGCTTGAAATCATCGGCTCTCTTGACGTGGATTTAGGAGAACAGGAAAGCTCATACTGGaatgctgcaggctgctgctggctgaactgggagctgggatgtgcctgggctggggcccCCTCAGTCCGCGATCTTGGccatctgctgctccagcttggaGATGCGCTCGTCCTGGCTGGAGATCGTGTCCTTGATGGATTTCAGCTCCTTCAAAATCTCGTCCAATTTGGCGTCGTTTTGCTGGAAGATCAGAAAGGATGAGTGAGGAGAGCTCTGGGGTTCTCCAAGGAAAGGGCTCCTCCCTGTGGGATTGTTGGAGGGATGAGGTTGTGACAGATTTGGGAGCAGTTGGCATGCTCAGGGCATGGAGCAGCATCTCCAGTGCACCCATCCAGGACCATAAAAGCCATACTTTCCTCTCTGTCCCAAAGGACAGGGATTAGTGGTGAACaaggtgctggtgctgggttAGGACTGGACTTGGGGATCTTGAATTAGGGTTGGACTGCGGGATCTTGAAAATCTTTTCAAACATTTAGTGGTTCTGTGATTTAGAAAAAGCAATTCCAAGTAATCCTCCATGTCTACAGAAgcattaaaatcacagaatcatggaatatcccaagttggaagggacccacagggatcatccagtccaactcctggccctgcccaggacaccccaacaatcccaggctgtccctggggctgtgacatCTCATGGGGAGCCTGGTCAGTgtcccagcaccctctgggggaagaagaatcttttcctgatatccaatctaaccttcccctggcagagctccagccattccctcaggtcctgtcactggtcccaCCCTGGCATTCCCACCAGAGGCCATCACTCCCACAATTCCTGGAGTTTACTCACGGAGTTTGAGGCATCCACTGCTTTCTTTGGAGCGTTTATGAGATCACCCTTCTTGTTGCCAGCAGGTTTGTTGTCCAGTATGTTCTTCTTGACCACCTTGAGATCCCTGTTTTTGCCTGGAATGTACCCGTGCTTCAAGGAGATGAGGAGAGGATCAGCGTTCTTCCCCTCAAACCACTCctctgcttccagagctgcttctgggcCCGCTGTGTCCGGGTACAGATCATCCTGGAAGAGGTCAGACTGCAAGGCAGGAGACATGGATCAGtcaggagctctgggaggcaggagctggctcCAAAGCCtggccccagggcagtgctcaccTTGCGGGGAACCGTCATGATGATGGGCTCACACTTCCTCTCGTGGAGCTTGAAGAACCTGGTGGAAGAGGAGAGGTGGGACAGGGAGTGAGGATCAGGGAGATGGAGGAGATGGGAAAGGAGCAACCCCAAGGAACCACAGAAATCCCTGAGACCATCAAatccaaccattcccccagcactgccaaggccaccataACCCACATTCCCAAGTGCTGTTAATCCCTCCTGGATGGGGACTCcccccctgccctgagcagtcccttccaatgcctgaacaccctttccatgaagaaattgttcctaatatccaaggacatttccccttgtcctatcacttgtttcctgggagaagagatgGCTCATGTTCCCAGACAACAGTGATGTCACCACAGTGACATCCTGAGATgtttcctgccctccccaggtTTTCTGAACCCCGACTGCCCTGTGCTCATTCCTCTGCTCCTGTAACCACTCCTGAaatgcccagccccagctcccagccctgggatgagCTCTCCTCACCTGGCAATCTCACACTTGTTGACATCAAGGCCCCTCTTTGGCATGAACCCCATGCCCCTCTGCGGCTCTTTGCTGCTGAAGGTGTTGAGGTAGTGAACGTACGGGGACTCATCCGTGATCTCGAAGTAGCGGATGCTGCTGTCACCCTGCAAGGAACcccaggagaagctgcagcacctgtgcccacactgctgctcctgtttcCTTCCAGGAATGCTGCCATCGACAGCTCACAGCTGTTTTTGGAGCCCTCCACAATCTGAGTCCATCAACTGAACAATTCCTCCAAGTCCTGTTCCAAACACTGTGGGACAGGGAttgagctctgctcccaggctgggagTGGCCCCAAGTCACCTCTTGTGGAAAAACCTCCTGCCACAATCAGGCAGAAATGCTATAAACCAGTTTATCCTTAATTCCAAGCAACTCCACCACACTGCTGTCTCTGAAACTGCAGGAGGGGTGGCAGACAGAAACCAAATGTTCCTCATCAGCTGCTACAAAGATGGGATTTATGAACATACTTGTGTGGATCTTCCTTTGTAATTCCTTGCTCATCTTGGCTTGGGCTCCTACTTGTAGGAGTCCATCACATGTGGGCACCAAATTCCTACAAATTGCTTTTAGAAAGGAGGACCTAATTCCAGTTTTCTAATCTTTAACCCCATAAAATCAGAGAGCTGCCACATGCTCCAACATCTCTGAGGACACGGAGGACAACACCCAAAATGGACCTTCCACCCATGCCAGTATAAAATCATCCAGGTCAACACCAGCAAGAAATGTTTAGGCAACAGTGTGGGACTTGTTGCATTAGGAGCAGCTTTACCTAACCCATCTCCAAGAAACATCCAGGTCCTTCCCAGGTTCTGCAGAATGAGGATCAAACCccttccagagcagcctggtctctctgcagccccaaaTTCACAGCAGCACTGATATTTTGGGGAACATTTCACAGGCCCCAGTCCCTCCAGGTGCCTCCAAAGCCTCTCCTTACCTTCCCACACAGGTAAATGATGTTGGTGTCTGGGTCATAGAAGGGCAGCAGGACCCCATTGCTGGTGTCCATCTCGTGAAGGGCTATTGGCTCCTCCatgtttttctggaaataaaaatgccagGGATGTTAAtaaagactggaaaagcttCTGTTCATAGAGGGAGGGTCTAAATTATTAACACTCTGTAGGCAGTGAGCTCCCAGTGGTGTCTGCACCACCCAGAAGGATCCGTGTGTTACAACAAATGCTGGGAATGTTCATGAACTGATTCATTCCCCAAGGGCATTTTAATCactaaattaaataaaaacaggaGCCAGGAAAATTCACCAAGTCAAGGGAAATATGTGACACAGTGAGTTAGTGTCAGTAGGATGGGAGATGGGACAGaggctccttccctggggacaCTCAAAAGCCACCTGGACACAATCCAGGTGGTCCCTTCCACCCTGAACCCTCCTGGGATTGCTGCTGGCCTGCTCTCCACAATGCACAGAGAGAAGTGAccttcccacagcccctctgctctctgtgcatCTTCCCAGGCACTTCcaacctgcagctcctgctcagttCCTTCACTGAGTGACCACACAGCCAAAATCAtggaagcaggagcaggcagcagatggAGTGGGAATAATCTCAAGTATATAAACTATGAatttaggaaggaattcttctctgtgagggtggtgaagcccTGAAGAAGaccccagagaagctgtggctgctccaacCCTGTTTGGATggactttgagcaacctgggctggtggaaggtgtccctgcccagagatTGGAACGGGATTTGCTTTAATGCCCcatccaacccaacccaacccattccaggattccatggctgcagggctgggttggGAGGAGCAGGCCATGGATGTGAGGAGCCCAGGGATGCAGGCTGGGCTCGTACCGGGTTCCACAGGGCCAGCTGCCGCTCGCTCATGCGGCTGAAGCCGGTGGTGAAGATGTTCCCGTCCGCCAGGAAAATGGCTCGCATGGGCCGGGCTCCCTCGTGggttttctccttctcctggaAGAGAGGAGCAGATCAGGATCAGCAGTGAACAGAAAAACCCTTGGAGTGGTGGCTCCTCTCTGGACACACTGCTCCTCTCCAACACCCAGCTctcctcccctgctgcctgAGGGAAGAGCCCAAACACTGAGCCAGGGGAGAAGGGGACATTCCTGGCTCATTCCAGCTTTGCCTCTTGCAAGGCTGAAGGAAAACCTCTTTGTAAGCTACAACTAAAGCTCTGCTTTGCATGCACAACTCTGGAACTGTAATTATACAAAAGGATTAGATGTGGAATTACACTCCTGCAGGTTTAAAACTGAGCCCTAAAATCCCAGTTCAAACACTAATCCCAATAAACCCAGACAAATCCTCCAACTCCTACTATTCCTCCTGTAATTTCTGAAGAAAGAGACTGAACGTGGTGTGTAAAACCCACATATTTCTTCCATATTTTCTTCACTTCCTACTGGAGTGAATCCAGTTATTTCTTTAATGATTAAGCAAACTTACAGCAACAATTTCTTGTTTCCTCGGGTCGATAACTCGGACTTTTTTGTCTTTGGAAGCTGTGCAGATGAGGCTGCCGTTGCGATTCCAGCTCACGTTGTAGATCATGTCCACGTGCATGTCATCCAGGTTGATGAGGGCTTCTCCTGTTCCCACATTCCAGATGATGATGGCATTATCACAGCCTGAAATGGGAAATAACAGCTCCAGTCACAGaactgggggacacaggggcaAAGCCAGAGGTGGGGAACAAGGGATAAACCCCCTGCAGCTCCAAAGTGTTTTTTGGGGAAACCAAAACCCAGACTGGGAGCTCAGGAGGGATTTTTATCAATGGAAAACACCCAGCTCATCCAACAATCCAGCTGAAAGGACTCATTTCTTTCCTTGGGATCCAACCTATGGAAGTCTCAGATGGTACCAATGGATAATGAATTATCCAATTTATTTCCATAATGGTGTGACTAATTTTCAGTGGTCAAAAGAATCTCATTCTATGGACTGTATGTGCCAAGGAGACAATTTGGAAAATGCTGACCATGAGAGCTTGTGGAAGGAACAACTGGACTCTGGGATACCTTGCAGGGATcaagggaaaagagaaacactTGGGCCTGTTCTAGAAGTATCTAAGAACAGGGATGTGGGAAATGCAGATGTAAATTGTTCTTGCAGACCAAATAAAGTCTGGAACAACTTTCATACTCCAATTCCAGACAATTCCTTGGTGCTTATCCCTGTAAACTGAAGATAAAAAAAGACTGAGATACAGAGGGGGCTGTGAGCCACgtgtcccagtgctcccagctaCTGCCACAGGTCTTGTGATACCCAGGGAtctgagcagctgggagagggaagaaggaaaagctggagaggaaggaaggcagggagaggagctgttGATGCCCATTCCTGTGCTCCTACCTGCGCTGAGCAGCACATTCCGCGCCGTCGGATGCCAGGCCACGATGCCAACTCTCTTGGAATGGCCTTCTAGCACTACCACAGGCTCTGTCAGGGACAGGGTGAGCCCGTTCTCGGGAATCTGCCACACCTGGGAGGGacaggaaagcaaaggaaagctgCTCAGGCAAGGGCAGCCCCTCTGCAGAGCGCGTGGCTCGGCTGCTTCCCGCGTCCCGCAGCCGCCGGAGCTGTCAGTGTCCCGTGTAAACAGGGAGGGAATCAGGGAGGGAATCAGGGAGGGAATCACCCCCAGCTGTCAATAAACCCTTGGCTGATCCACGAGGAACATCCTTCCTCACTCATGGGCCAGCACAAACCCACAGCTCCTCATGGTGCAGCCCCAGTATTTCCATGTGCACAGAcccactctgctcctgctccccaagAAATCTGGAAAATCTCCCCTGCAGCTCCAATTCCATGGAAAAGAGCTGCTGTCTTTCCAAACTatgcctgtcctgctgcagctctacCACTGCCTACTTTTGATTATTTTAGGAACACCAGCAATTCATTTTCCTGTTAGATTCAGGATTCTTCCGGATCCCATTTAATCAGGGAAGAGCAGTTTGGTCCTGGAAGAAGCCAGAGCAGCCCAAATCAGCTCTGCCTGTTCACTTCTTGCCTGGTTACACAACCCTTGTGTTGCAAACTTCCTCAGGGAAGGGCCACCAGGAGGAGGAACAGCCCCCCAAGGATGCCAGAGCACTGGAATtccagcaggagggaggtggCTTTTGCAGCTGGCAGCGACCAGGGATGGGACAGACAAACCCATCACCCCAaagccccagggcaggatcaGCCCCACCAAAACTATTCCTGCAATTCAGCACTGGACAATCATCTTGGAATTGAATTTGACCTACATAGAGTGTATTAAAAAATGCCATGGAATTCCAGGGAGAGCTCCTCGGGGAGCAGTTGGAGCTGCTGTAGGTAGGTGGCAGCATTAGAGCACGTTTGCTTTGCTTCCCATTGTTTGCTTTTCCTGGAGTTGGGAGAATGGGGcttgccagcccctgcccaccatGCCCAACAAGCTGTGGGATGTGAGGGAGTGGATTTAGGAAGTGAGGCAGACTGAGATGGACACGTGGATTTTTGTGCTAATCCcatccctttttcccttctcaaaggaaaatgacttggactggaaaaaaaacccagcaagatACAGAGATTCTCAGTGGGTACCAGCTCACCTCTAAAGAACCCAAAACTGATTTAGCTTTTCAtggacacagctcccagtgccctccttCCCACACCCTCAGCTTCCAGGAGGAATGACCACAACGGGAACACTTCCCCAGGAAAGGATTCCACTGCAAGGGGTGAAAAtggtcacagccccaaggctgccagagctccagagccTTTGGACAAGGCTCTCAGGCACAGAGTGGGATtgctggggtgtctgtgcagagccaggatcaAATCAGGTTCACAGGGAAATTACAGAACTTTGAATGCAGGATTTACCCTGCCAAGGGGGAGGACTCAGTTCTGTTCTGCACCATCTCAGCCAGGAAGGATCCTGAGATCCCTCTGAGCAAGTGCAAAGGAGCCAGAAAACTCCAGA
This is a stretch of genomic DNA from Ammospiza nelsoni isolate bAmmNel1 chromosome 18, bAmmNel1.pri, whole genome shotgun sequence. It encodes these proteins:
- the CORO1C gene encoding coronin-1C; protein product: MRRVVRQSKFRHVFGQAVKNDQCYDDIRVSRVTWDSSFCAVNPRFVAIIVDASGGGAFLVLPLHKTGRIDKSYPTVCGHTGPVLDIDWCPHNDQVIASGSEDCTVMVWQIPENGLTLSLTEPVVVLEGHSKRVGIVAWHPTARNVLLSAGCDNAIIIWNVGTGEALINLDDMHVDMIYNVSWNRNGSLICTASKDKKVRVIDPRKQEIVAEKEKTHEGARPMRAIFLADGNIFTTGFSRMSERQLALWNPKNMEEPIALHEMDTSNGVLLPFYDPDTNIIYLCGKGDSSIRYFEITDESPYVHYLNTFSSKEPQRGMGFMPKRGLDVNKCEIARFFKLHERKCEPIIMTVPRKSDLFQDDLYPDTAGPEAALEAEEWFEGKNADPLLISLKHGYIPGKNRDLKVVKKNILDNKPAGNKKGDLINAPKKAVDASNSQNDAKLDEILKELKSIKDTISSQDERISKLEQQMAKIAD